GGCTCGGCCAGCGAGGCGTAGGTCGGGCTGCGGCCGGCGACATAGGCCAGGTCGCGGAAGGAGTGGGAGTTCTCGCCGTACAGCTCCGCCTCCGAGAAGAAGCGGATCCAGTCGGGGTCCGGCTCGTCCCACTCGTCGGACTCGGCGAAGGTGTCCTCGGCCATCCGGACGGCCCGCTTGCACTTGCCGGGCTGGCCCATGTTGGCGTACGCGCGGGCCTCCATCGCATACAGCATCGACTGGGTGCGCGGGCTCGCGCAGTCCCGGCTGCCGTACTGCGCGAGGTGGATCAGCTCCAGGGCGTCGTCGGGCCGGCCGAGGTGGATCATCTGGCGGCTCATGCTGGACAGGACGTAGGAGCCCAGCGGCCGGTCGCCGGCCTCCTTGGCGGCGTGCAGCGCGAGGACGAAGTACTTCTGCGCGGTGGGCTGGAGCCCGACGTCGTACGACATCCAGCCGGCCAGCTCGGCCAGCTCGGCGGCGACCTTGAACAGCTTGCGGGTGGTGGCCTCGGGCTGGGGCTCCTGGAGCAGGTCGGTCACCTCGTGCAGCTGGCCCACGACCGCCTTGCGGCGCAGTCCGCCGCCGCACTGGGCGTCCCACTGCCGGAACATCACGGTGGTGGACTCCAGCAGGTCCAGCTCGGGCTTGGAGAGCCGACCGCGCGCGCGGGAGGACGGGACGGTGCGGGGCTCGTGGTACGGGGCGGGCGGGGCCGGGACCAGCCAGCGCTGCATCGGCTCGATGAGCGCCGGGCCCGCGGACAGGGCCAGCGAGCTCCCGAGGAAGCCGCGCCGCGCCAGCATCAGGTCGCTGCGCGAGAACTCGCTGAGCAGGGCCACCGTCTGCGGGCCCGTCCAGGGCAGGTCGACACCGGACGCGGAGGGTGACTGGCGGGGGGCGCGCAGACCCAGGTCCTCGACGGAGACGACGCAGCCGAAGCGCTCGGAGAACAGCTCGGACAGGATCCTGGGGATCGGCTCGCGGGGGTTCTCGCCGTCCAGCCAGCGGCGTACACGGGAGGTGTCGGTGGAGATGTGGTTGGCACCCAACTGACGGGCCCGGCGGTTCACTTGGCGGGCGAGTTCGCCTTTCGACCAGCCGCTGCGGACGAACCAGGACGTGAGGAGCTCGTTCGGGCGCTTGTCAGCGTGCGATGTGCCACCGGCACTCGAACCGCCTTCGCTGTTGCCGCTCACTGGAACGCCCCCATCCCTTGGACCACTTGTCACCGAGTGCGCCAAGCCCTATCAGAATGCCGGTAAATACGGTCGCCCGTCCGGCAGTTCTCACCCTTCGAACGGAAAGCCGACTTGCCTGCGGCATACCCACGAGCGCATGTGCCCCGAAGGTCCGTGCACTCACGGTAATCCTACGATCACGGCTCCAGCCATGGCGATCCCTGAATCGCCACCATTCGCCACCCCTTCGAATGAACTCACGGGCGCCTCCACACGATTCACTTGACATAGGACGGCCGGAAGTGGGCGGAGCGAAGCACTCAGGGGCGCGTGTCGCCCGGCCCACCACCCGAGGCACTTCGAAGCGCCGCATGGACCGAGCGGCGCAAAACGGGTACCCGGTCACCGAGGAACACACAGAGTCACGTTCCGCATTCGCGTCGTAACCACCGGCGCGCTTGACCGTTGGAGGGGGCATGGGCTTCACGATCGGCGGCATCCGTGAGATGCGATCCGGCTCGCGGCGACGCGGCCGCGCCTCGGAGTGCACCGCCGTCGCCGAGTTCACCGGACTGTGGGGCTGGGACGTGGTGCCCGGCGCGCGTGCCGCCGCGGGCGCCTGCTCGTGCGGCCGTTCCGACTGCGACGCGCCCGGCGCACACCCCCTGGACTTCGCGCCCCGGGTCCCGGCCGGCGCCACGCTCGACGAGGTCACCAAGGCGTGGTCGGAGTTCCCGGGCGCCGCGGTGATGCTGCCGGTCGGCCGGGCGTTCGACGTCATCGAGGTGGCCGAGCCCGCAGGACGCCGCGCGCTGACCCGGCTCGAACGCATGGGCCTGCCCCTCGGCCCGGTCGCCGCCACCCCCGACGGCCGCGCGCACTTCTTCGTCGCCCCCGGCGCCGCCGCCGAGCTCCCCGAGCTCCTGTACCGCATGGGCTGGGACGACCCGACCCACCTCGATCTGCGCGGCCTCGGCCCCGGCGAGCACATCACGGCCCCGCCGTCCGACCGGGGCGGCCTGGGCCCGGTGCGCTGGCTGCGTCCGCCGGCGCTGGACACGGCGACGAAACCGCCGGCGGCCCGGCTGCTGCTGGGCACGCTGGCGTACGTGGCACACAGGTCACGGGCCTAGGCCCACACGGCAAAGCGCCCGTCCCCCGACTGCACCTCGGGGGGCGGGCGCTTCTTGCACCAGGTACCGAATTCGGTAGCCGGTGTCACTCTCCGATAAGGGCGTCAACGAACGCCTCCGGCTCGAACGGCGCCAGATCGTCGGCGCCCTCACCCAGCCCGATCAGCTTCACGGGCACACCCAGCTCGCGCTGCACCGCGACGACGATGCCGCCCTTGGCGGTGCCGTCCAGCTTGGTCAGCACGATGCCGGTGATGTCGACGACCTCGGCGAAGACACGGGCCTGCACCAGGCCGTTCTGCCCCGTGGTGGCGTCCAGCACCAGCAGCACCTCGTCCAGCGGTGCGTGCTTCTCGACGACCCGCTTGACCTTGCCGAGCTCGTCCATGAGGCCGGTCTTGGTGTGCAGGCGCCCGGCGGTGTCGATGAGGACGACGTCGGAGCCCATCTCCTTGCCCTCCTTCACCGCGTCGAACGCGACGGAGGCGGGGTCGCCGCCCTCCGGACCGCGCACGGTGTGGGCGCCGACCCGCTCGCCCCAGGTCTGGAGCTGGTCGGCGGCGGCGGCACGGAAGGTGTCGGCGGCGCCCAGGACCACGCTGCGGCCGTCGGCCACGAGGACGCGGGCGAGCTTGCCGGTGGTGGTGGTCTTGCCGGTGCCGTTGACGCCGACGACCATCACGATGCCGGGCTTGCTGGCCTCGGGCTCGGTCTTGACGACGCGGTCCATGTCGGTGCCGACGAGCTTCAGGAGCTCCTCGCGCAGCAGGCCGCGCAGCTCCTCGGGGGTTCGGGTGCCGAGGACCTTCACGCGCTCGCGCAGGCCGTCGACCAGCTCCTGGGTGGGCGCCACACCGACGTCGGCGGTGAGCAGGGTGTCCTCGATCTCCTCCCAGGTGTCCTCGTCGAGGTGCTCGCGCGACAGGAGCGTGAGCAGCCCCTTGCCGAGGGCGGTCTGCGAGCGGGAGAGCCGGGCGCGCAGCCGGATCAGGCGGCCGGCGGTGGGCTCCGGCACCTCGATCTCGGTCGGCGGGAGCTCTTCGACGACGGGCGGTTCCTCGACGGCGACTCCGGTCGAGCCGTCGGGAAGGTCCACCTCCTCTATGGTCCGGCGCTCTTCGTCGCGCGGTGTCTCGGCCTCGTCGCCGACGTGCGGCTCGACCGGAGGGGCGGTGATGTCGGGCGCGGCGGGCGGCGGCGGGGGCAGCTGCTTCTTGCGACGGCTGCCGACGATGAGCCCGCCGAGCGCACCGAGCACGACCACGGCGATGACTACAGCAAGGATGACGATGTCCATAACCCGTCCAGTATCAGCCATGGACTCCGGCGACACCCCTCTGGATGTCTGACACACCGTCAGCTAACGTCCGCCTTCATACCCGCCCGGTGAAGGGGGACCCCCATGCCCGTCTCGGTCGTACGTTTCAACCTCGTCGAGCCCGACGCCACCCCCGCCTCGCTCGCCGCCCGCTACCGGGCCGCCCTGGAGATGGCCGCGTACGCCGACGAGCACGGCATCACCACCGTGCAGACGGAGGAGCACCACGGCGCCGAGAACAACTGGCTGCCGTCGCCGTTCGCCTTCGCCTCCGCGGTCTTCGGCGCGACGAAGCGCCTCGCGGTCACCGTCTCGGCGATCATCGGCCCGCTGCACGACCCGCTGCGGCTCGCCGAGGAGATCGCGGTCCTGGACCTGCTGAGCGGCGGACGGCTGGTCACGGTCGCCGGGATCGGGTACCGCCCCGAGGAGTACGCCCTGTTCGACGTCGAGTGGAAGCGGCGCGGCCGGCTCCAGGACGAACTGCTGGAGACGCTGCTGAAGGCGTGGACCGGCGAGCCCTTCGAGTACCGCGGCCGCATGGTACGGATCACCCCGCGCCCGTTCACCGACCCGCACCCCCTGCTGCTGGTCGGCGGCTCCTCGAAGGCCGCCGCCCGCCGGGCCGCCCGCCTCGGTCTGCCGTTCTTCCCCAGCGCGCATCTGCCGGAGCTGGAGGCGTACTACAAGGAGCGGCTGGTGGAGTACGGCACCGAGGGCTGGACGATGATGCCGGCCGCCGAGACGCCGCTGCTGCACGTCGCCGAGGACCCGGACCGGACCTGGGCCGAGCACGGCCGGCACTTCCTGCACGAGGCCCGCACGTACGCCTCCTGGCAGTCCGGGGAGATCCGCTCGGCGGTGAAGTCGGGGGCCACGACGGTGGAGGAGCTGCGCGCCGAGGGCGTGTACCGGATCGTCACCCCCGAGGAGTGCGCGGCGCTGGGCTTCGACAACTACGTACTGCACCCCTTGTCGGGCGGGATGCCCGTGGAGGAGGGGTGGCGGAGTCTGCGGCTGTTCTGCGAGCGGGTGCTGCCCGCGCTGGACGCCTGACCCGCCGTACCCGACACCGCCGCCCCGGCTCGGGCAGTGGCCGAGTCGGGGCGGCGGCGGGTTACGGGGAGAGGGGCAGCGGGGACTTGGCCCTTCCCCCCGGGTCCGGGTGGGCGGCTCAGCCCATCTCCTCCAGCTTCTTGCCCTTGGTCTCGGGCACGAACTTGAGGATGAACGGGATGGAGAGGAAGGCGAACACCGCGTACATGACGTAGGTGAGAGACAGGTTCCAGTCCGCCAGGTCCGGGAAGGTGATCGTGATCACCCAGTTGGCGATCCACTGGGCCGAGGCGGCCACACCCAGGGCGGCGGCGCGGATCTTGTTCGGGAAGACCTCACCGAGCATGACCCAGACGACCACGCCCCAGGACAGGGCGAAGAAGAGCACGAAGGCGTTGGCGGCGATCAGCGCCACGTAGCCCTGCGCGGTCGGCAGCGGGTCGCTGCCGTTCTGGAAGGAGAAGGCCCAGGCGGCCGC
The DNA window shown above is from Streptomyces chartreusis and carries:
- a CDS encoding bifunctional DNA primase/polymerase encodes the protein MGFTIGGIREMRSGSRRRGRASECTAVAEFTGLWGWDVVPGARAAAGACSCGRSDCDAPGAHPLDFAPRVPAGATLDEVTKAWSEFPGAAVMLPVGRAFDVIEVAEPAGRRALTRLERMGLPLGPVAATPDGRAHFFVAPGAAAELPELLYRMGWDDPTHLDLRGLGPGEHITAPPSDRGGLGPVRWLRPPALDTATKPPAARLLLGTLAYVAHRSRA
- the ftsY gene encoding signal recognition particle-docking protein FtsY is translated as MDIVILAVVIAVVVLGALGGLIVGSRRKKQLPPPPPAAPDITAPPVEPHVGDEAETPRDEERRTIEEVDLPDGSTGVAVEEPPVVEELPPTEIEVPEPTAGRLIRLRARLSRSQTALGKGLLTLLSREHLDEDTWEEIEDTLLTADVGVAPTQELVDGLRERVKVLGTRTPEELRGLLREELLKLVGTDMDRVVKTEPEASKPGIVMVVGVNGTGKTTTTGKLARVLVADGRSVVLGAADTFRAAAADQLQTWGERVGAHTVRGPEGGDPASVAFDAVKEGKEMGSDVVLIDTAGRLHTKTGLMDELGKVKRVVEKHAPLDEVLLVLDATTGQNGLVQARVFAEVVDITGIVLTKLDGTAKGGIVVAVQRELGVPVKLIGLGEGADDLAPFEPEAFVDALIGE
- a CDS encoding LLM class flavin-dependent oxidoreductase, encoding MPVSVVRFNLVEPDATPASLAARYRAALEMAAYADEHGITTVQTEEHHGAENNWLPSPFAFASAVFGATKRLAVTVSAIIGPLHDPLRLAEEIAVLDLLSGGRLVTVAGIGYRPEEYALFDVEWKRRGRLQDELLETLLKAWTGEPFEYRGRMVRITPRPFTDPHPLLLVGGSSKAAARRAARLGLPFFPSAHLPELEAYYKERLVEYGTEGWTMMPAAETPLLHVAEDPDRTWAEHGRHFLHEARTYASWQSGEIRSAVKSGATTVEELRAEGVYRIVTPEECAALGFDNYVLHPLSGGMPVEEGWRSLRLFCERVLPALDA